A region from the Methylocella sp. genome encodes:
- a CDS encoding universal stress protein, translating to MTYATLMVHLEVGRSNAGLLKLTADLAEQFRASVIGIAARQPMQIIYADAYVSGSLIDWDRKEIEKEIKTAELEFRNALQSRVADLEWRSTVTIEPLTGYLAREARGADLVITGVDQGGSLFDPTKSVNISDFVMDAGRPVLVAPIAAEELKLDKAIIAWKDSCETRRAISSALPLLKKIAHVTVLEIASEEELDAARAGLKDVVGWLRRHNVMADSLAAPSTGDTAIQLAAIIEEQATDIVIAGAYGHSRLREWILGGVTRDLLLRPKRCSLISH from the coding sequence ATGACCTACGCGACTTTGATGGTGCACTTAGAGGTTGGCCGTTCGAACGCTGGACTTTTGAAACTCACGGCTGATCTTGCAGAGCAATTTCGCGCCAGCGTGATCGGCATCGCGGCGCGCCAGCCCATGCAGATCATATATGCTGACGCCTATGTCTCAGGAAGTCTCATCGACTGGGATCGCAAGGAAATCGAAAAAGAGATCAAGACGGCCGAGTTGGAGTTTCGAAATGCGCTGCAGAGTCGTGTCGCCGATCTAGAATGGCGTTCGACAGTGACGATTGAGCCCCTCACAGGCTATCTGGCGCGTGAAGCGCGTGGCGCAGATTTAGTTATTACAGGCGTGGACCAAGGCGGCTCATTGTTCGACCCCACTAAAAGCGTAAACATAAGCGACTTCGTCATGGACGCCGGACGGCCGGTTCTCGTCGCGCCCATCGCTGCGGAAGAGCTGAAATTGGATAAGGCCATAATTGCTTGGAAGGACAGCTGCGAAACGCGGCGCGCCATTTCCAGCGCCCTGCCGTTGCTCAAGAAAATCGCTCACGTTACCGTCCTCGAGATTGCCAGCGAGGAAGAACTCGATGCCGCTCGCGCTGGTCTCAAGGATGTCGTTGGCTGGCTCAGGCGGCACAACGTCATGGCGGATTCGCTCGCAGCGCCTTCAACCGGCGACACCGCGATCCAGCTTGCCGCTATTATTGAGGAGCAGGCCACTGACATCGTCATCGCGGGCGCCTATGGACATAGCCGTCTGCGCGAATGGATCCTCGGCGGCGTGACTCGCGATCTTCTGCTGCGTCCGAAGCGATGCTCGCTCATATCGCACTGA